The proteins below come from a single Tissierella sp. MB52-C2 genomic window:
- a CDS encoding sensor histidine kinase, whose translation MLIFLLKNLANRVGILLILALFLSRIGLFRKLVSKENINIKDKVLLSIIFGGFGIIGTYTGIPIQGAIVNSRVIGVFVGGLLGGPMVGALSGIIAGGHRYLIDIGGFTAFACAISTLVEGVMAGLLKKRLEKSPHRVVFALIYGSIAEVIQMIIILLVAKPFYDALSLVRIIGIPMIIANAIGIAFFIGITDTIFKEIENEAVYQAQLALKIADKTLAYFRKGFNEETAKNTAEIIYEMTNIKAVAFTDTEKILAHVGIGEDHHLSGSPIKTNLTREVLQTNKYIVANIKNEIGCENHQCPLKSAVIVPIREEDRVIGILKLYKGEENSITKVETELALGLAQIFSSQIELSKIDYQRELLARSELKALQSQINPHFLFNAINTIVSLTRTQPDNARRLLIHLGNYFRTNLQQEVDVVDLYKEIEHINSYVEIEKARFGDKLDIIYNIPEDIDCKLPPLLLQPLVENAIKHGVLGKIEGGKVEIIAKDHGSEIKLIVKDNGIGISKEELGHLFDEDFHRESIGLRNVNERLKNKYGLKYGLKIESELNKGTIATIVIPKY comes from the coding sequence TTGTTAATTTTTTTACTTAAAAATCTGGCTAATCGAGTAGGTATTCTTTTGATTTTAGCTCTTTTCTTATCTAGGATAGGTCTATTTAGAAAGTTAGTATCAAAGGAAAATATAAATATTAAAGACAAGGTTCTTCTATCTATTATATTTGGAGGTTTTGGGATAATTGGGACCTATACGGGAATTCCTATACAAGGTGCCATAGTAAACTCTAGGGTAATAGGTGTATTTGTAGGAGGTTTACTTGGAGGACCTATGGTAGGAGCTTTGTCTGGAATTATAGCAGGAGGGCATAGATACCTTATAGATATTGGTGGATTTACTGCTTTTGCCTGTGCTATATCTACCTTAGTTGAAGGAGTTATGGCGGGACTTTTGAAGAAAAGACTTGAGAAGTCTCCCCATAGAGTAGTATTTGCTTTAATCTATGGAAGCATAGCCGAAGTAATTCAAATGATAATAATTCTATTAGTAGCCAAGCCTTTTTATGATGCTCTGTCATTAGTTAGAATAATTGGAATTCCCATGATTATAGCAAATGCCATAGGAATAGCTTTTTTTATTGGTATAACAGATACTATATTTAAAGAAATTGAAAATGAAGCAGTCTATCAAGCACAATTGGCTCTTAAAATAGCAGATAAAACTTTAGCATACTTTAGAAAGGGATTTAATGAAGAAACAGCTAAGAATACAGCAGAGATAATCTATGAAATGACCAATATAAAGGCTGTAGCCTTTACTGATACAGAGAAGATATTGGCACATGTAGGTATAGGTGAAGATCATCACTTATCAGGGAGTCCCATAAAAACTAATTTGACAAGAGAGGTCTTGCAAACCAATAAATATATAGTGGCAAATATAAAAAATGAAATAGGATGTGAAAACCATCAATGTCCATTGAAATCTGCTGTAATTGTGCCTATACGAGAAGAAGACAGAGTTATAGGTATATTAAAGCTATATAAAGGTGAGGAAAATTCCATAACAAAAGTGGAGACAGAATTGGCTTTAGGTTTGGCACAAATTTTCTCTTCCCAAATAGAATTAAGTAAAATTGATTATCAAAGAGAATTGCTAGCTAGATCAGAATTAAAAGCATTACAATCTCAAATAAATCCACACTTTTTGTTTAATGCTATAAATACTATAGTTTCCTTAACTAGGACTCAACCAGATAATGCTCGTAGACTTCTTATACATCTTGGAAATTACTTTAGAACCAATTTGCAACAGGAAGTAGATGTGGTGGATTTATATAAGGAAATCGAGCATATAAACTCCTACGTCGAAATTGAAAAAGCTAGATTCGGAGATAAGTTGGATATAATCTATAATATTCCAGAGGATATAGATTGTAAACTTCCTCCATTACTTCTTCAGCCCTTAGTAGAAAATGCAATTAAACATGGTGTCTTAGGAAAGATTGAAGGTGGAAAAGTTGAAATAATAGCAAAAGACCATGGAAGTGAGATAAAACTAATTGTAAAAGACAATGGTATAGGGATATCTAAGGAGGAGTTAGGACATTTATTTGATGAAGATTTCCATAGAGAAAGCATTGGGCTTAGGAATGTAAATGAAAGATTAAAAAATAAATATGGTTTAAAATACGGACTAAAAATTGAATCTGAACTTAATAAAGGCACAATAGCAACTATTGTAATTCCTAAGTATTAG
- a CDS encoding carbon starvation protein A, with protein MFQFILGIIVLIVGYFIYGSMVDKHFGADDSIETPATRLEDGIDFVPMSWGKIFLIQLLNIAGLGPIYGAIQGALFGPMAFVWIALGSVFAGAVHDYYSGMLSLRHDGQSISEITGIYLGEGARKIMRVFSVVLLVLVGTVFMTGPATLMGSIKLFGLGNADVWLAIVFVYYFLATILPVDKIIGKIYPLFGVALLTMAGGIGTMILIKGYKLPAFTVQSLHPSGLPIWAILFTTIACGAISGFHATQSPMMARCMTKESYGRKIFYGSMIAEGIIAMIWAAAGMVFFNGIPGLSEALANGGPGGVVNTISTSLLGPIGGVLAMLGVIACPITSGDTAFRSARLTIADAMNYEQGPIKKRLTLALPLFVIAFGLTRIDFNIIWRYFAWSNQTLAMIVLWTASAYLVKNNKSHWLTTIPATFMTAVSATYLLQAPEGFKLSTTIAYPVGAAIAVLAIVFFLVKIKGKKSVKA; from the coding sequence ATGTTTCAATTTATTCTTGGAATTATAGTGCTTATAGTAGGCTATTTTATCTATGGAAGTATGGTAGATAAACATTTTGGTGCTGATGATAGCATAGAAACTCCAGCTACAAGGCTAGAAGATGGTATAGATTTTGTACCTATGAGCTGGGGGAAAATTTTCTTAATCCAACTACTTAATATAGCAGGATTAGGACCAATCTATGGGGCGATTCAAGGAGCCTTATTTGGGCCAATGGCATTTGTATGGATTGCACTAGGATCAGTATTTGCAGGAGCAGTACATGACTACTATTCAGGAATGTTATCTTTAAGACATGACGGACAAAGTATATCAGAAATTACAGGTATTTACTTAGGAGAAGGTGCAAGAAAGATAATGAGAGTATTCTCCGTTGTATTACTTGTACTAGTAGGTACAGTATTTATGACTGGACCAGCTACATTGATGGGAAGTATAAAATTATTTGGGCTAGGTAATGCGGATGTATGGTTGGCAATAGTATTTGTATATTATTTCTTAGCTACAATATTACCAGTTGACAAAATAATTGGTAAAATTTATCCATTATTTGGTGTGGCTTTACTTACAATGGCAGGCGGAATCGGTACAATGATTCTTATAAAAGGATATAAACTACCAGCATTTACAGTACAAAGCTTACATCCAAGCGGACTACCAATATGGGCAATTTTATTTACTACAATAGCTTGTGGTGCAATTAGTGGATTCCATGCTACTCAATCACCAATGATGGCTAGATGTATGACGAAAGAAAGCTATGGTAGAAAGATATTCTACGGTTCTATGATAGCAGAAGGAATAATAGCAATGATTTGGGCAGCTGCTGGAATGGTATTCTTTAACGGTATCCCAGGATTATCAGAAGCATTAGCAAATGGTGGACCTGGTGGAGTAGTAAATACTATTTCAACTTCTTTATTAGGACCAATAGGTGGAGTATTGGCAATGCTAGGAGTTATAGCTTGTCCTATTACCTCAGGTGATACAGCTTTTAGGTCTGCAAGACTTACAATAGCAGATGCTATGAACTATGAGCAAGGACCTATAAAGAAAAGATTAACCTTAGCTCTACCACTATTTGTAATTGCATTTGGATTAACTAGAATTGACTTTAATATTATTTGGAGATATTTTGCTTGGTCAAATCAAACATTGGCAATGATTGTTTTATGGACTGCATCAGCTTACTTAGTTAAAAACAATAAGAGCCATTGGCTGACAACTATACCAGCAACATTTATGACTGCAGTATCTGCAACTTATCTTTTACAAGCACCAGAAGGATTTAAATTATCTACAACAATTGCATATCCTGTAGGAGCAGCTATAGCTGTTTTAGCAATTGTATTCTTCCTTGTAAAGATAAAGGGTAAGAAATCTGTAAAGGCATAG
- a CDS encoding ABC transporter ATP-binding protein, with the protein MNIGYLKKYIKRYKKQFSIALIFIILETTGDLIQPTIMSKVIDNGVKKGDMDYIFTLGGLMFFMTFLGAICAVIRNILSSKVSQSFGADLREDLYIKIQDFSFDNVDEFEDASLITRLTNDVNQMQNFSHGMMRIFVKAPVIGIGSVIMAFILNAKMAIILLSAIPIIFIIVSLNLKISYPIFTKIQKSLDRVNGVMREYLAGIRVVKAFNRFDYEKNRFKNVNDDLRNITLKGMRISAVFNPIISLIINISIVLVLWLGGIGVNKGNMEVGKIMAFVNYMTQVLFSLIMMTRILNIFIRAKASAERIGEVFQVENTIVEKENTKMPRETKGKIEFENVYFKYFTGKNYILKDINFSISPGETLAIIGSTGSGKSSLINLLPRFYDPIKGKIKVDDTDIKDMDIKELRKEIGIVPQKVLLFTGTIEENIKWGNKNASFEDVEQVCKIAEAHDFIKSFNEGYNTYLGQGGVNLSGGQKQRISIARALIRRPKVLILDDSTSAVDLITERRIRKKLKEYLRDTTTILIAQRITSVMDADKIIVMDRGEIVGIGSHKYLMSKSEVYRDIYNSQIGKGGEDLGS; encoded by the coding sequence ATGAATATAGGCTATTTAAAAAAATATATCAAAAGATATAAAAAACAATTTTCCATTGCCCTTATTTTTATAATTCTTGAAACTACGGGAGACTTAATTCAACCAACTATTATGTCGAAGGTAATTGATAACGGTGTAAAAAAAGGTGATATGGATTATATATTTACTTTGGGTGGATTAATGTTTTTTATGACCTTTTTAGGAGCAATATGTGCAGTTATTAGAAATATTTTATCATCTAAGGTGAGTCAAAGTTTTGGAGCAGATTTACGTGAGGATTTATATATTAAAATCCAAGATTTTTCCTTTGATAATGTAGATGAATTTGAAGATGCTTCTTTGATAACTAGATTAACTAATGATGTAAATCAAATGCAAAATTTTTCCCATGGAATGATGAGAATATTTGTAAAGGCACCAGTTATAGGAATAGGTTCAGTAATTATGGCATTTATATTGAACGCGAAGATGGCTATTATATTACTTAGTGCAATACCCATTATTTTCATCATAGTTTCATTAAATTTAAAGATTTCTTATCCCATATTTACAAAAATTCAGAAATCATTAGATAGGGTAAATGGAGTTATGAGAGAATATTTGGCGGGAATTAGAGTGGTAAAAGCCTTCAATAGATTTGATTATGAAAAAAATAGGTTTAAAAATGTAAATGATGATTTAAGAAATATTACCCTCAAGGGTATGAGGATTTCTGCTGTATTTAACCCAATAATCTCTTTAATAATTAATATATCCATTGTACTAGTATTATGGTTAGGTGGAATAGGAGTTAATAAGGGGAATATGGAAGTCGGTAAAATAATGGCATTTGTCAACTATATGACTCAAGTTCTTTTCTCATTGATTATGATGACTAGAATATTGAATATATTTATTAGAGCCAAAGCTTCTGCTGAGAGAATAGGAGAAGTATTTCAGGTTGAAAATACCATAGTTGAAAAGGAAAATACTAAAATGCCAAGAGAAACAAAGGGAAAGATAGAGTTTGAAAATGTATATTTCAAATATTTCACTGGTAAAAACTATATATTGAAAGATATTAATTTTTCCATAAGCCCTGGAGAAACTTTGGCTATTATAGGGTCTACAGGTTCAGGTAAATCATCTTTAATCAATTTGCTTCCTAGATTTTATGATCCGATTAAGGGAAAAATAAAAGTAGATGACACAGATATAAAGGATATGGATATAAAAGAGCTAAGAAAAGAAATAGGAATAGTTCCTCAAAAAGTTTTATTGTTTACAGGTACCATAGAAGAAAATATTAAATGGGGAAATAAAAATGCTTCCTTTGAGGATGTTGAACAAGTTTGTAAAATAGCGGAGGCTCATGACTTTATTAAGTCTTTTAATGAAGGATATAATACTTATTTAGGTCAAGGGGGAGTGAATTTGTCAGGAGGTCAGAAACAGAGGATTTCCATAGCAAGGGCACTTATTAGAAGACCTAAAGTTTTAATTTTAGATGATAGTACATCGGCAGTAGACTTGATTACAGAAAGAAGAATAAGAAAAAAGTTAAAAGAGTATTTAAGAGATACTACAACCATACTAATTGCACAGAGAATAACATCAGTTATGGATGCAGATAAGATAATAGTCATGGATAGAGGAGAAATAGTAGGCATAGGTTCTCATAAATACCTTATGTCTAAATCAGAAGTATATAGAGATATATATAATTCACAAATAGGAAAGGGGGGCGAAGACCTTGGATCCTAA
- a CDS encoding phosphoribosylaminoimidazolesuccinocarboxamide synthase, whose amino-acid sequence MNLVYKGKTKDVYELENGNYLLKFKDDVTGTDGVFDPGANTVGLTIEGMGKAGLRLTKFFFEKLNGMNIPTHYVESDIENATMTVLPAKMFGKGVEVICRYRAVGSFLRRYGMYATEGQNLDAYVEVTLKDDDRNDPLITDEGLEMLGIMSKEEYKVLTDLTKKIGEVVKEELAKKGMELYDIKFEFGRVGADNHIALIDEISGGNMRAYKDGKYIEPLELEKIMLS is encoded by the coding sequence ATGAATTTAGTTTATAAAGGAAAGACAAAAGATGTATATGAATTAGAAAATGGCAACTATTTATTAAAATTTAAGGATGATGTAACAGGAACAGATGGAGTATTTGATCCTGGTGCTAATACTGTTGGATTGACTATTGAAGGTATGGGAAAGGCAGGGCTTAGACTTACAAAGTTCTTCTTTGAGAAGTTAAATGGAATGAATATACCAACTCACTATGTGGAGTCAGATATAGAAAATGCTACTATGACAGTTTTACCAGCTAAGATGTTTGGGAAAGGAGTAGAAGTAATCTGTAGATATAGGGCCGTAGGTAGCTTCCTAAGAAGATATGGAATGTATGCTACAGAAGGACAAAATTTAGATGCATATGTTGAAGTTACTCTAAAAGACGACGACAGAAATGATCCTCTTATAACAGATGAGGGATTGGAAATGTTAGGTATAATGAGTAAAGAAGAATATAAGGTTTTAACAGATTTAACTAAAAAAATAGGTGAAGTAGTTAAAGAGGAATTAGCTAAAAAGGGAATGGAGTTATATGATATTAAATTTGAATTTGGTAGAGTAGGAGCAGATAATCATATAGCTTTAATTGATGAAATCTCAGGTGGAAATATGAGAGCTTACAAAGATGGAAAATATATAGAACCATTAGAATTAGAAAAAATAATGTTGTCATAA
- a CDS encoding M28 family peptidase, producing the protein MRKNVILLLCILLLSGCTKDVMKEEVHTNLTGEIQKYSLEETMETLVSEEFKGRLPGTEGNERATSYIENRFKEMDLVPYKDSTYLQGYTQRVCHPDEQKHSLIIEYKDGTKEELKLGVDYMYNNFIYNEDISLEITSSVEDKDISKKMLLLDSTDELGTYLSKAGGLLIKREGFHLSAIISQSNVPIIHVNPQVYEKIVSNNGKIVNIKSEHKIKEMEVYNVAGKIPGKDNKKALVLSSHFDHVGWRGDAIFYGAIDNGSGTTVLLDVANKLKEYSDINPFKMDIIIVAFNGEEGGLLGSGNFVDDIKNVYEDIYNINIDCVGSKSSGKIAFDPDNYLGRELIEELKIRLERNNIEYEDKYYGMSDHQSFLNQDIPAVSIGQGDLKFIHTQRDNIEDVDFQYLQRISNSIYNFVLGNNGKTFAPSEDTIDHAFPSNEICEEAYKKSEEIKKEMNIQYDEEFEFKIEGYTFRGSGNKKFNKIEEVKEYYPDMKIADNLSKYKFNNIIVDRWTHGISYITVGIPFDGEISKVTKRNIDINNVHEILMEYTYGEKVLEVEVGKNASRDTSYEEEIRLDGDRKDYIIRRDEISGIYSGFYTEVKIGVDTFYVDFILYTPGELDSERIKSYDFHKNLNTEEELIDLIDEIIAEINMEEMVQNLFTN; encoded by the coding sequence ATGAGAAAAAACGTTATATTACTTCTATGTATATTATTGTTAAGTGGATGTACTAAGGATGTAATGAAAGAAGAGGTTCATACTAATTTAACAGGGGAAATACAAAAATATAGCTTAGAAGAAACCATGGAGACTTTAGTTTCGGAGGAATTTAAAGGAAGATTACCAGGAACAGAGGGAAATGAAAGGGCCACATCTTATATAGAAAACAGATTTAAAGAGATGGACCTTGTACCTTATAAAGATAGTACCTACCTTCAAGGCTATACTCAAAGAGTATGCCACCCAGATGAGCAGAAACATAGCTTAATAATAGAATATAAAGATGGAACAAAAGAGGAGTTAAAGTTAGGCGTAGACTATATGTACAATAATTTTATTTATAATGAGGATATTTCACTAGAGATAACTTCCAGTGTAGAGGATAAGGATATTTCTAAAAAAATGTTATTACTAGATAGTACGGATGAATTAGGAACATATTTGTCAAAAGCTGGTGGATTGTTGATTAAAAGAGAAGGATTCCATTTATCTGCAATTATTAGCCAATCAAATGTACCAATTATACATGTAAATCCTCAAGTTTATGAGAAAATAGTATCAAACAATGGAAAGATAGTAAATATAAAATCAGAGCATAAGATTAAGGAAATGGAAGTATATAATGTGGCAGGAAAGATTCCTGGAAAAGATAATAAAAAGGCATTGGTTCTTTCATCACATTTTGACCATGTAGGATGGAGAGGAGATGCGATTTTCTATGGTGCCATAGATAATGGTTCAGGTACTACAGTTCTCCTAGATGTGGCAAATAAACTTAAGGAATATTCAGATATAAATCCTTTTAAAATGGATATAATAATAGTTGCCTTTAATGGAGAAGAAGGAGGATTATTAGGTAGCGGGAATTTTGTAGATGATATAAAGAATGTTTATGAAGATATATATAATATCAATATTGATTGTGTTGGAAGTAAATCTTCAGGGAAAATTGCCTTTGACCCAGATAACTATTTGGGTCGAGAGTTAATAGAAGAATTAAAAATAAGATTGGAAAGAAATAATATTGAATATGAAGATAAATATTATGGAATGAGTGATCATCAGTCCTTTCTAAACCAAGACATTCCAGCAGTATCTATTGGACAAGGAGATTTAAAGTTTATTCATACACAGAGAGATAATATAGAAGATGTAGATTTTCAGTATCTACAAAGAATAAGTAATTCCATATATAACTTTGTATTGGGGAATAATGGAAAAACATTTGCTCCTTCAGAAGATACCATAGACCATGCTTTTCCTAGCAATGAGATATGTGAAGAAGCTTATAAAAAGTCAGAAGAAATTAAAAAAGAAATGAACATACAATATGATGAAGAGTTTGAATTTAAAATAGAAGGATATACATTTAGAGGAAGTGGAAATAAGAAGTTTAATAAGATTGAAGAAGTAAAAGAGTATTATCCTGATATGAAAATTGCAGATAATTTGTCAAAATATAAATTCAACAATATCATTGTAGATAGATGGACACATGGTATATCTTATATTACAGTCGGTATACCATTTGATGGAGAAATTAGTAAAGTGACTAAGAGAAATATAGATATTAATAATGTTCATGAGATACTTATGGAATATACTTATGGTGAAAAGGTACTTGAAGTGGAAGTTGGAAAAAATGCATCTAGAGATACTTCTTATGAGGAAGAAATAAGGTTAGATGGAGATAGAAAAGATTATATAATAAGAAGAGATGAGATTTCAGGAATATATTCAGGATTTTATACTGAAGTCAAAATAGGAGTAGATACCTTTTATGTAGATTTTATATTATATACTCCTGGGGAGTTGGATTCAGAAAGAATCAAATCTTATGACTTCCATAAAAATTTAAATACTGAAGAAGAATTAATTGATTTAATAGACGAAATAATAGCTGAAATAAATATGGAGGAAATGGTTCAAAATCTTTTCACGAATTAA
- a CDS encoding LytTR family DNA-binding domain-containing protein, translating to MKRCLVVDDERPAREELIYILKDIEGIEVIGQASHGKEALELIEKLQPDIVFLDIQMPEMNGMEVARRLINKEYIPKIIFVTAYDQFAVEAFEVNAMDYLLKPISEDRLKQRLEKMILEDEKDKSIDYDKLKDLIYSMKPDQKTTSQRISLYQNSRLIPVDIEDIIYITIENKSTVIFSNKGNFDTNYTLNELMDKLDNTIFFRSHKSYIVNLNYIESIDPWFNYTYNIHLKDSKEIIPVSRSYVKEFREAMNIE from the coding sequence ATGAAGAGATGTTTAGTAGTAGATGATGAGAGACCAGCACGTGAAGAATTGATATATATATTAAAAGATATAGAAGGCATAGAAGTCATAGGTCAGGCATCCCATGGAAAAGAGGCATTAGAATTAATAGAAAAGTTACAGCCAGATATTGTATTTTTAGATATTCAAATGCCTGAGATGAATGGTATGGAAGTAGCTAGAAGGTTGATTAATAAGGAATATATTCCTAAAATAATATTTGTAACTGCCTATGACCAATTTGCAGTAGAGGCTTTTGAAGTAAATGCCATGGATTATTTGCTAAAGCCAATATCTGAAGATAGATTAAAACAGAGATTAGAAAAGATGATTTTAGAGGATGAAAAGGATAAAAGTATAGATTATGATAAATTAAAAGATTTAATCTATTCCATGAAGCCGGATCAAAAGACTACTTCACAAAGAATATCTCTATATCAAAATAGTCGACTTATTCCAGTAGATATAGAAGATATTATATATATAACTATAGAAAACAAGAGTACTGTAATTTTTAGTAATAAAGGAAACTTTGATACAAATTATACTCTAAATGAGCTAATGGATAAATTAGATAATACTATATTTTTTAGGTCACATAAATCCTATATAGTGAATTTAAACTATATAGAATCTATAGATCCTTGGTTTAACTATACTTATAATATACATCTAAAGGACAGCAAGGAGATAATACCAGTAAGCAGAAGTTATGTGAAAGAGTTTAGAGAAGCTATGAATATTGAGTAA
- a CDS encoding M15 family metallopeptidase: MRKRLIGVLAIGVIGVVCVNIFSPSKHKTIDSFSKEPSAAFAEKDTNDLIVESIDTEDLVINNEINLLEDTTYEDENGNLIVKNTDDILVLANKERNLPSDYKPEDLVIPNVRFPFEEDLEKKYLRKDAAYALEELFREADNDGIYLFAISGYRSYKTQKMLFDNKVNKVGVDAANLLVAYPGQSEHQTGLAIDVSAQSVGFTLEESFGQAKEGQWLQENAHNFGFIIRYQKETTDITGYSYEPWHIRYVGKEAAKEIFEKNITLEEYLGAI, translated from the coding sequence ATGAGAAAAAGATTAATTGGAGTCTTGGCCATTGGTGTAATAGGAGTAGTTTGTGTAAATATCTTCTCACCCTCTAAACATAAGACTATAGATTCATTCTCTAAGGAACCTAGTGCTGCTTTTGCAGAAAAAGATACTAATGATTTAATAGTTGAAAGTATAGATACAGAGGATTTAGTAATAAATAATGAAATAAATCTTTTAGAAGATACTACCTATGAAGATGAAAATGGCAATCTTATAGTAAAAAATACAGATGATATTTTAGTATTGGCTAACAAAGAGAGAAACCTTCCCTCTGATTATAAACCAGAAGATTTAGTAATTCCAAATGTAAGATTTCCTTTTGAAGAAGACTTAGAAAAGAAATATCTGAGAAAAGATGCAGCTTACGCCTTGGAGGAATTATTTAGAGAAGCAGACAATGACGGTATATATCTTTTTGCAATATCAGGATACCGCTCTTATAAAACTCAAAAAATGTTATTTGATAACAAGGTAAATAAAGTAGGTGTGGACGCAGCAAATCTTTTAGTGGCTTATCCTGGACAAAGCGAACATCAAACTGGGCTTGCCATAGATGTTTCTGCTCAAAGTGTTGGATTTACTTTAGAAGAAAGTTTTGGACAAGCTAAAGAAGGACAATGGTTACAAGAAAATGCACATAATTTTGGATTTATAATTCGCTATCAAAAAGAAACTACAGATATAACTGGATACAGCTATGAACCTTGGCATATTCGTTATGTAGGTAAAGAAGCGGCAAAAGAAATATTTGAAAAAAATATTACATTAGAAGAATACCTAGGAGCTATATAG
- a CDS encoding ABC transporter ATP-binding protein, translated as MIALLVIGNVILVTNSFMNLKMTDTIINQDLHGFYKYLAIVLGIMILKSLQGYIYGIYESKMVQSIGMELREDIVKELIEYDYEEYYSKDSGTYVSWLTQDVDYILNNGLKPFYTMFDQITAVIASLIGATMIHWSFIIIFPVSLLIMMITPKHLAPIMQNAAKDYSHANGTFVSKIKNIILGFGVFLSENCMEGMNVQVSEFTRKLEDIRYKYNKTIYFSNTIINTVAIFSQLLYIVATGILVVKGIITPGSVVGLMSLSSLFFGNAQRVVSQKMLIDSTIPVYEKIISMKNIEKSGKHTGNEEIKALSHKIEIKDLYYAYFDSKEILHGLNVTFDVGKKYAIVGKSGSGKTTLIKILSGNLKEYGGSVYYDDLELSSIDRRSLRNFIGVIDQDTYILNESIHYNITLGENFSDEEVQSALAKSVLLDFTLEQPNGKDYQLTENGKNLSGGQKQRIAIARAFIRNKKILFIDEGTSGLDSETRNAIENQILEDPKLTVIMVSHHLTEDIRKKLNGVVTIS; from the coding sequence ATGATAGCACTTCTGGTTATAGGAAATGTGATTCTTGTTACGAATTCTTTCATGAATTTAAAGATGACAGATACTATTATTAATCAAGATCTACATGGATTCTATAAATATCTTGCTATTGTTTTAGGAATAATGATTTTAAAATCTCTTCAAGGATATATCTACGGTATTTACGAATCCAAGATGGTTCAATCGATAGGGATGGAGCTAAGAGAAGATATCGTAAAAGAACTTATAGAATATGACTATGAAGAATATTACTCAAAAGATAGCGGGACGTACGTGTCCTGGTTAACACAAGACGTGGATTATATATTGAATAATGGATTAAAGCCTTTTTATACGATGTTTGATCAGATAACGGCAGTAATAGCGTCGCTTATTGGAGCAACGATGATTCATTGGTCTTTCATTATCATTTTTCCAGTGAGTTTATTGATAATGATGATTACACCTAAACATTTAGCACCTATTATGCAAAATGCAGCGAAGGATTATAGTCATGCAAATGGTACATTTGTCAGCAAAATTAAAAATATTATTTTGGGTTTTGGAGTATTTTTGTCTGAAAACTGCATGGAGGGAATGAATGTACAGGTTTCCGAGTTCACTAGAAAGTTAGAGGATATTCGCTATAAATACAATAAAACTATCTATTTTTCTAATACAATTATAAATACAGTAGCGATATTTTCTCAATTACTCTATATTGTTGCGACAGGGATATTAGTTGTTAAAGGTATAATCACTCCAGGCTCTGTAGTAGGTTTGATGAGTCTTTCTTCACTTTTCTTTGGAAATGCACAGCGGGTGGTAAGTCAAAAGATGCTAATAGATTCTACTATTCCGGTATATGAGAAGATTATATCTATGAAGAATATTGAAAAATCAGGAAAGCACACAGGAAATGAAGAGATTAAAGCCTTGAGCCATAAAATCGAAATAAAGGATCTCTATTATGCATACTTCGACAGCAAAGAAATCTTACATGGATTAAATGTAACTTTTGATGTGGGAAAAAAATATGCCATTGTTGGAAAAAGTGGTTCGGGAAAGACGACATTGATCAAAATCTTAAGTGGAAATCTAAAAGAGTATGGTGGTTCAGTCTACTATGATGATCTAGAATTAAGCAGTATAGACAGAAGAAGCCTTCGGAATTTTATTGGAGTCATCGATCAAGATACTTATATACTCAATGAAAGTATTCATTATAATATTACACTTGGAGAAAACTTTAGTGACGAGGAAGTGCAAAGTGCACTTGCAAAGAGTGTCCTTTTAGACTTTACACTAGAACAACCGAATGGTAAGGATTATCAGCTTACTGAGAATGGCAAAAATCTCTCTGGGGGACAAAAACAGCGTATTGCCATTGCAAGAGCATTTATTCGGAATAAGAAAATCTTGTTTATAGACGAAGGGACATCAGGGCTTGATTCTGAAACTAGAAATGCCATCGAAAACCAAATCTTAGAAGATCCAAAGCTTACAGTAATCATGGTAAGCCATCATTTGACAGAAGATATCCGAAAGAAGTTAAACGGAGTTGTGACAATTTCATAA